One Drosophila virilis strain 15010-1051.87 chromosome 5, Dvir_AGI_RSII-ME, whole genome shotgun sequence DNA window includes the following coding sequences:
- the LOC6626110 gene encoding uncharacterized protein: MFKSKSFDLNNEEITRQSEKLYQPRKIRWLKYIIQPAAIAFVLLLIICNVDFSSEPAQKSQDFKDFKISRTISSHVKIDLNKLPFSQYAEWCKTQCSKPESLNCNHNFSQLVLKHAKNKTDCNDHFTLRLKNYHFPGAVIRNNTFDGAYRLQSLILNNCVLKYITDDAFDQSSLRSLLTIELTNTRLKNISNKAFRGLNKLSNFTLINRRKSLRCKEFMLPLANTLCSAKIHQQYTHHRIYKPEYFFGKADYQRLKVLDLSGTNIGESAEANSFENMPALEYLILAGCRLSSISFDLNIGFGALRYLDLSGNMLAELSSQLIFNSIQSGITLKLADNNWECSCTTLDTLNSSNIKSCFELIRKTRNLISTELPDSYETTDKTESTSTTERRTAAIKTTKSTSTLSTTTPAPTTRNTSTTELDLRTTESIDDEHSPLFDRIICVNAAKETISNTTVYYDALIKIEDDSDSAVHITLSQLDSQFWSIIYFSNAKDTGQISNNDAFQILDDTTVKINYLSCATAYVFCLLIEENTTSPFNCRSHQTMACSGKQMWFEANSSLIVGLGIVGVLLCVTLGLFVMYGVLWIHPTWLCGSKRLQRPSPGSSIMVLLPSSFDTELYNTIGYPKSESNKNEYAAYYRHLEQAKLYQGESNKYNIPPLERAPSVPPFGEKNKISTNPNSYTYECFELYEELY, translated from the exons ATGTTTAAATCCAAGTCATTCgatttgaataatgaggaaatTACAAGACAATCCGAGAAACTTTATCAACCACGCAAAATCCGATGGCTCAAGTACATCATACAACCAGCTGCAATTGCCTTTGTGCTTCTTTTAATAATTTGCAATGTAGACTTTTCAAGTGAACCGGCGCAGAAAAGTCAGGATTTTAAGGATTTCAAAATATCACGCACGATTTCATCTCATgtaaaaattgatttgaacAAATTGCCATTCTCGCAATATGCCGAATGGTGCAAAACACAGTGCAGCAAGCCAGAAAGCCTTAATTGCAATCATAATTTCAGTCAATTGGTTTTGAAacatgccaaaaataaaacggaTTGCAATGATCATTTCACACTTCGCCTCAAAAACTATCACTTCCCTGGGGCCGTAATACGGAATAATACTTTTGATGGTGCATACAGATTGCAGagtttaattttaaacaattgtGTTCTGAAATATATTACTGATGACGCCTTTGATCAAAGCAGCTTACGAAGTCTTCTAACAATAGAGTTAACTAATACGCGGCTCAAAAATATAAGTAACAAGGCATTTCGAGGCCTAAATAAACTATCTAACTTCACACTGATCAATCGAAGAAAATCATTGCGTTGTAAAGAATTCATGCTACCACTGGCAAACACCCTATGTTCAGCAAAAATTCATCAGCAATATACACATCATAGAATATACAAGCCTGAATACTTTTTCGGCAAAGCTGATTATCAACGTCTCAAAGTCTTAGATCTGAGTGGAACCAATATCGGAGAATCAGCAGAAGCCAACAGTTTTGAGAACATGCCTGCCTTGGAGTATCTAATTTTGGCTGGTTGTAGACTGAGCAGCATAAGTTTTGATTTGAACATTGGCTTTGGTGCTCTACGCTACTTGGACTTGAGTGGAAACATGCTTGCCGAACTAAGTTCTCAGCTTATATTCAATTCAATACAAAGTGGTATTACGCTCAAGCTGGCGGATAATAATTGGGAATGTAGCTGTACTACTTTAGATACTTTAAATTCATCAAATATAAAGTCTTGCTTTGAACTGATCAGAAAAACGCGAAATTTAATTAGCACTGAGCTTCCGGATAGCTATGAAACCACCGACAAAACGGAGTCCACGTCAACAACAGAAAGGCGCACAGCTGCAATAAAAACTACCAAAAGTACTTCTACGCTTAGCACAACAACACCGGCTCCGACTACACGGAATACCTCAACAACCGAATTGGATCTAAGGACCACCGAATCCATAGACGATGAGCATTCTCCTTTATTCGATCGTATCATATGCGTTAATGCGGCCAAGGAAACTATAAGTAACACCACAGTATATTACGATGCCCTAATTAAAATCGAAGACGATTCTGACAGCGCAGTGCACATTACTCTATCACAGTTGGACTCTCAGTTTTGGagcattatatatttttcaaatgcaAAAGATACGGGTCAAATTTCTAATAACGATGCCTTTCAAATACTAGATGATACAActgttaaaattaattatttaagctGCGCCACCGCGTACGTATTTTGCCTGTTGATAGAAGAAAATACGACCTCGCCATTCAATTGTCGCTCGCATCAAACTATGGCCTGTAGCGGAAAGCAAATGTGGTTTGAGGCAAACAGCTCGCTGATTGTAGGTCTTGGAATAGTCGGTGTTCTATTATGCGTAACCTTGGGCCTATTCGTAATGTACGGAGTTCTCTGGATACATCCGACCTGGCTATGCGGAAGTAAACGCTTGCAGCGTCCGTCGCCGGGATCCTCCATTATGGTTCTATTGCCCAGCAGTTTTGATACGGAGCTATACAACACAATAGG TTACCCAAAATccgaaagcaacaaaaacgaatATGCAGCATACTATCGCCATTTGGAACAGGCGAAACTATACCAAGGAGAATCAAATAAGTACAATATACCCCCCTTGGAACGCGCACCATCCGTGCCACCATTcggagaaaaaaataaaatatccaCAAATCCGAACAGTTATACATATGAATGCTTTGagttatatgaggagctttaTTAA